Proteins encoded in a region of the Piliocolobus tephrosceles isolate RC106 chromosome 18, ASM277652v3, whole genome shotgun sequence genome:
- the ATP5F1A gene encoding ATP synthase subunit alpha, mitochondrial, giving the protein MLSVRVAAAVVRALPRRAGLVSRNALGSSFIAARNLHASNTRLQKTGTAEMSSILEERILGADTSVDLEETGRVLSIGDGIARVHGLRNVQAEEMVEFSSGLKGMSLNLEPDNVGVVVFGNDKLIKEGDIVKRTGAIVDVPVGEELLGRVVDALGNAIDGKGPIGSKTRRRVGLKAPGIIPRISVREPMQTGIKAVDSLVPIGRGQRELIIGDRQTGKTSIAIDTIINQKRFNDGSDEKKKLYCIYVAIGQKRSTVAQLVKRLTDADAMKYTIVVSATASDAAPLQYLAPYSGCSMGEYFRDNGKHALIIYDDLSKQAVAYRQMSLLLRRPPGREAYPGDVFYLHSRLLERAAKMNDAFGGGSLTALPVIETQAGDVSAYIPTNVISITDGQIFLETELFYKGIRPAINVGLSVSRVGSAAQTRAMKQVAGTMKLELAQYREVAAFAQFGSDLDAATQQLLSRGVRLTELLKQGQYSPMAIEEQVAVIYAGVRGYLDKLEPSKITKFENAFLSHVVSQHQALLGTIRADGKISEESDAKLKEIVTKFLAGFEA; this is encoded by the exons ATGCTGTCCGTACGCGTTGCTGCGGCCGTGGTCCGCGCCCTCCCTCGGCGGGCCGGACTG GTCTCCAGAAATGCTTTGGGTTCATCTTTCATTGCTGCAAGGAACCTCCATGCCTCTAACACTCGTCTTCAGAAGACTG GGACTGCTGAGATGTCCTCTATTCTTGAAGAGCGTATTCTTGGAGCTGATACTTCTGTTGACCTTGAAGAAACTGGGCGTGTCTTAAGTATTGGTGATGGTATTGCCCGCGTACATGGGCTGAGGAATgttcaagcagaagaaatggtAGAGTTTTCTTCAGGCTTAaag GGTATGTCCTTGAACTTGGAACCTGACAATGTTGGTGTTGTCGTGTTTGGAAATGATAAACTGATTAAGGAAGGAGATATAGTGAAGAGGACAGGAGCCATTGTGGATGTTCCAGTTGGTGAGGAGCTGTTGGGTCGTGTAGTTGATGCTCTTGGTAATGCTATTGATGGAAAG gGTCCAATTGGTTCCAAGACCCGTAGGCGAGTTGGTCTGAAAGCCCCCGGTATCATTCCTCGAATTTCAGTGCGGGAACCAATGCAGACTGGCATTAAGGCTGTGGATAGCTTGGTGCCAATTGGTCGTGGTCAGCGTGAGCTGATTATTGGTGACCGACAGACTGG gaaaacttcAATTGCTATTGACACAATCATTAACCAGAAACGTTTCAATGATGGATCTGATGAAAAGAAGAAGCTGTACTGTATCTATGTTGCTATTGGTCAAAAGAGATCCACTGTTGCCCAGTTGGTGAAGAGACTTACAGATGCAG ATGCCATGAAGTACACCATTGTGGTGTCAGCTACAGCCTCAGATGCTGCCCCACTTCAGTACCTGGCTCCTTACTCTGGCTGTTCCATGGGAGAGTATTTTAGAGATAATGGCAAACATGCTTTGATCATCTATGATGACTTATCCAAACAg GCTGTTGCTTACCGTCAGATGTCTCTGTTGCTGCGCCGACCCCCTGGTCGTGAGGCCTATCCTGGCGATGTGTTCTACCTACACTCCCGATTGCTGGAGAGAGCAGCCAAAATGAACGATGCTTTTGGTGGTGGCTCCTTGACTGCTTTGCCAGTCATAGAAACACAGGCTGGTGATGTGTCTGCTTACATTCCAACGAATGTCATTTCCATCACTGACGGACAG ATCTTCTTGGAAACAGAATTGTTCTACAAAGGTATCCGCCCTGCCATTAACGTTGGTCTGTCTGTGTCTCGTGTCGGATCTGCTGCCCAAACCAGGGCTATGAAGCAG GTGGCAGGTACCATGAAGCTGGAATTGGCTCAGTATCGTGAGGTTGCTGCTTTTGCCCAGTTCGGTTCTGACCTTGATGCTGCCACTCAACAACTCTTGAGTCGTGGCGTGCGTCTAACTGAGTTGCTGAAGCAAGGACAGTATT CTCCCATGGCTATTGAAGAACAAGTGGCTGTTATCTATGCCGGTGTAAGGGGCTATCTTGATAAACTGGAGCCCAGCAAGATTACAAAGTTTGAGAATGCTTTCTTGTCTCATGTTGTCAGCCAGCACCAAGCCCTGTTGGGCACTATCAG